One part of the Desulfonema ishimotonii genome encodes these proteins:
- a CDS encoding trans-sulfuration enzyme family protein, giving the protein MPGHYNRIETKLIHAGEPRPLIGGAVSIPVFQSATFEYTGQSSYHDLKYIRLNNTPNHVALHEKLAALENGETAVVTASGMAVISTVLLALLGPGDHILTQNCLYGGTHELITKDFTEMGIRFDMIDGERPDSWAGLLRPETKAIYVETITNPLMAVADLPAVAAFAREHGLISVIDNTFASPVNFRPPEHGFDLSLHSCTKYLNGHSDIVAGAAIGKGDLIGKVLRKLNHLGGTLDPHACFLLHRGIKTLALRVRYQNENALSLAEFLNRHEAVEAVYYPGLSSHPGHARARDLFDGFGGMLSFEMKGGVAAAKRVIRKLTLPISAPSLGGVESLITRPATTSHAGMSPEERKKAGISDGLIRLSVGIEAPEDLIADFEQALAL; this is encoded by the coding sequence ATGCCCGGACATTACAACCGAATCGAAACAAAACTCATCCATGCAGGCGAACCCCGGCCCCTGATCGGCGGGGCCGTCAGTATCCCGGTGTTTCAGTCAGCCACATTTGAATATACCGGGCAGAGCAGCTACCACGACCTGAAGTACATCCGGCTCAACAATACGCCCAATCATGTGGCGCTTCACGAAAAGCTGGCAGCCCTGGAGAACGGAGAGACCGCCGTGGTCACGGCCAGCGGCATGGCGGTCATCTCAACGGTCCTCCTGGCCCTGCTCGGACCCGGCGATCACATCCTGACCCAGAACTGTTTATACGGCGGCACCCACGAGCTGATCACCAAAGATTTTACGGAAATGGGCATCCGGTTCGACATGATCGACGGGGAGCGGCCCGATTCCTGGGCCGGACTGCTGCGGCCCGAAACAAAGGCCATCTATGTGGAGACCATCACCAATCCGCTCATGGCGGTGGCGGACCTCCCTGCCGTGGCGGCATTTGCCCGTGAACACGGCCTGATCTCAGTCATCGACAACACCTTTGCCAGCCCGGTCAACTTCAGGCCGCCCGAACACGGGTTTGACCTTTCCCTGCACAGTTGTACCAAATACCTCAACGGCCACTCGGATATCGTGGCCGGCGCGGCCATCGGCAAAGGCGATCTCATCGGAAAGGTTCTCCGTAAACTGAACCATCTGGGCGGCACCCTTGATCCCCACGCCTGCTTTCTGCTCCACCGGGGCATCAAAACCCTGGCGCTCCGGGTGCGGTATCAGAACGAAAACGCCCTCAGCCTGGCGGAATTCCTGAACCGCCACGAAGCCGTTGAAGCGGTATATTACCCCGGGCTTTCATCACACCCGGGCCACGCCCGCGCAAGGGACCTGTTTGACGGTTTCGGAGGGATGCTCAGCTTTGAGATGAAAGGCGGCGTTGCGGCTGCGAAGCGGGTCATCCGAAAGCTGACCCTGCCCATTTCCGCGCCCAGCCTCGGCGGGGTGGAGAGCCTCATCACCCGTCCGGCCACCACATCCCATGCAGGCATGTCGCCGGAAGAGCGGAAAAAGGCCGGAATTTCCGACGGGCTGATCCGTCTCTCCGTCGGAATTGAAGCCCCCGAAGACCTGATCGCCGATTTTGAACAGGCGCTGGCACTGTAA
- a CDS encoding ABC transporter permease: MERGKALNLPKPLAVPDWRALMPGLAQGIYMDLISGLIFYLLLIIVVAFSILNTFLMAIFERTREFGVMMAMGTTTGRLTRLLLTEFLLMTVMGIVRGGAGEPCDPLGSGPRY, from the coding sequence TTGGAACGCGGCAAAGCGCTGAATTTGCCGAAACCGCTGGCCGTGCCGGACTGGAGAGCGCTGATGCCCGGACTGGCCCAGGGGATTTACATGGACCTGATCAGCGGTCTGATTTTCTATCTTCTGCTGATTATCGTGGTGGCCTTCAGCATTCTGAACACGTTTCTCATGGCGATTTTCGAGCGGACCCGCGAGTTCGGGGTGATGATGGCAATGGGGACGACCACGGGGCGGCTGACCCGGCTGCTGCTTACGGAGTTCCTGCTGATGACGGTGATGGGAATTGTGCGGGGTGGTGCCGGGGAGCCTTGTGACCCTCTGGGTTCAGGCCCACGGTATTGA
- a CDS encoding TerB family tellurite resistance protein, whose product MHIILGALGLIVTILILLNRLSEVGIDIGWLDPFKWNRRRKWRQAYYTNPVFDIDDPMKSTAGLMYTMAKCSGDISREEKACILSIFKEVFKLSDTEATELLSNCSFYIKDENQIKDNLEKFIKPSINNFADEQKKSAYALIEKVAFCEGNPNEKQKEFLAQIKNIFTPRKETFKKW is encoded by the coding sequence ATGCATATTATTTTAGGAGCACTGGGTTTAATAGTAACCATTCTAATTTTGCTCAATAGGTTATCTGAAGTAGGAATTGATATTGGCTGGCTTGATCCATTTAAGTGGAACAGAAGACGCAAATGGCGACAAGCTTATTACACAAACCCTGTGTTTGATATAGATGATCCAATGAAATCCACTGCTGGATTAATGTATACAATGGCTAAATGTTCTGGTGATATTTCACGTGAAGAAAAAGCATGTATTCTTTCAATATTCAAGGAGGTTTTTAAACTATCTGACACAGAAGCTACAGAACTGCTTTCAAATTGTAGCTTTTATATCAAAGATGAAAATCAGATAAAAGACAATTTAGAGAAATTTATTAAGCCAAGTATAAACAACTTTGCTGACGAACAGAAAAAATCTGCTTATGCTTTAATCGAAAAAGTTGCATTTTGTGAAGGAAACCCAAACGAGAAACAGAAAGAATTTTTGGCTCAAATTAAAAATATTTTTACACCCAGGAAAGAAACATTCAAAAAATGGTAG
- a CDS encoding MGMT family protein, whose protein sequence is MREPSPGGTILSDFYSRNAARLAAQYEQLEPKKVTTTGTGSSPSGSHRVIGSNGSLTGFGGGPEVRQALLDLERRHC, encoded by the coding sequence ATGAGAGAACCAAGCCCCGGAGGTACAATTCTGTCTGATTTCTATTCCCGGAACGCAGCCCGCCTTGCCGCGCAGTATGAACAGCTTGAACCGAAAAAGGTCACGACGACCGGAACGGGTTCATCCCCGTCAGGGAGCCACCGGGTCATTGGCAGCAATGGCAGCCTCACCGGCTTCGGCGGCGGCCCGGAGGTCAGACAGGCCCTGCTTGACCTGGAACGACGGCATTGCTGA
- a CDS encoding YfiR/HmsC family protein codes for MKKKITAFVFIIVSVLSSGAYAEPGYAPVDIQATLFIKLFIFNNDLNKGKDITIHVINSPEFAAEIRKSVGKKIGKSKLISVSEADSLPSEKPSVIYLGNPAMLKEALEYTRKKEVLSITGIPELIEKGVTLGIGVVDKKPKIFFNVSSSEREDMDWNPVILKISTILK; via the coding sequence ATGAAAAAGAAAATAACCGCATTTGTTTTTATAATCGTATCTGTGCTTTCTTCCGGTGCTTACGCAGAACCCGGATATGCACCGGTTGATATTCAGGCCACGCTTTTTATAAAGCTTTTCATTTTTAACAATGATTTAAACAAAGGAAAAGATATTACCATCCATGTTATAAATTCGCCTGAATTTGCGGCTGAAATCAGAAAATCTGTCGGGAAAAAAATCGGTAAATCCAAACTGATTTCCGTGAGCGAAGCCGACTCTCTTCCCTCGGAAAAGCCCTCGGTCATTTATCTGGGAAATCCGGCAATGCTTAAGGAAGCTCTCGAATATACACGCAAAAAAGAAGTGTTGAGCATTACCGGCATTCCGGAACTGATTGAGAAAGGTGTGACCTTGGGCATCGGGGTTGTTGATAAGAAGCCTAAGATTTTTTTTAATGTATCCTCATCAGAACGTGAAGACATGGACTGGAATCCGGTCATATTGAAAATTTCAACCATTTTGAAATAG